From the genome of Cytobacillus firmus, one region includes:
- a CDS encoding nucleotidyltransferase domain-containing protein yields MDREKIQLSLRTVPEDIDIYIFGSYLFSEYPKDVDLIVIYNSNIYNGKNIFDKCLNLIIQLETKSGLPVDVTYLSIIEENEIGFLKIVNAMPIKDVFYIPIETNGKTSRQMIK; encoded by the coding sequence ATGGACAGAGAAAAAATTCAGCTAAGCCTAAGGACGGTACCTGAAGATATAGATATTTATATTTTTGGTTCCTATTTATTTTCGGAATATCCGAAAGATGTTGATTTAATAGTAATTTACAATTCGAATATTTATAATGGAAAGAACATTTTTGATAAGTGTTTGAATTTAATTATTCAGCTTGAGACAAAAAGTGGATTGCCGGTTGATGTTACATATTTATCAATCATAGAAGAAAATGAAATTGGATTTTTGAAAATTGTAAATGCAATGCCTATAAAAGATGTTTTCTATATTCCAATTGAAACTAACGGTAAAACTTCACGCCAGATGATAAAATAA
- a CDS encoding HNH endonuclease — MSIGEKDIKKLWGLAAGRCSFPTCGVDCIPYLDEDSPTIIGEMAHIIAKKPGGPRGVPGGGKDSYENLILLCPTHHTIIDKAPAGVYPVELIKEWKRKHEEKVNNFMCTIRYSSINDVAKAIKRILIKNQKVWEEFGPESNRAKENPLSNISNYWDLIKLSVIVPNNKKIISLIEAHEDIFEFDEYAVCVDFIVHAELFEKSCYTVIENTKRFPQKFTEVIDRYVYEK; from the coding sequence ATGAGCATTGGAGAGAAGGATATTAAGAAATTATGGGGATTAGCTGCTGGAAGATGCTCTTTTCCAACCTGTGGTGTAGATTGTATCCCGTACTTAGATGAAGATAGTCCGACAATCATAGGTGAGATGGCACATATAATTGCTAAGAAACCTGGTGGACCTAGAGGTGTACCTGGTGGTGGCAAAGATAGTTATGAGAATCTAATTCTATTGTGTCCCACACACCATACTATTATAGATAAAGCACCTGCTGGAGTATACCCAGTTGAGTTGATTAAAGAATGGAAAAGAAAACATGAAGAGAAAGTTAATAATTTCATGTGCACCATTAGGTATTCAAGTATCAATGATGTGGCAAAAGCAATAAAAAGAATATTAATAAAGAACCAAAAGGTATGGGAAGAATTTGGTCCTGAGTCAAATAGAGCAAAAGAAAATCCGCTTAGCAATATCAGTAATTACTGGGATCTTATAAAATTATCAGTAATAGTACCAAATAATAAAAAAATTATTTCTTTAATTGAAGCACATGAGGATATATTTGAATTTGATGAATATGCAGTTTGTGTTGATTTTATTGTGCATGCTGAATTATTTGAGAAAAGTTGTTATACCGTAATAGAAAACACCAAAAGATTTCCACAGAAATTTACAGAGGTGATAGATAGGTATGTCTATGAGAAATAA
- the rlmH gene encoding 23S rRNA (pseudouridine(1915)-N(3))-methyltransferase RlmH — protein MNISIITVGKLKEKYLKQGIDEYLKRLSAYAKLDIIEVPDEKAPEELSETEMIQVKQKEGERILAKIHPDAHVIALAIEGKMKSSEELADTLDKLATYGKSKIAFVIGGSLGLSQEVLQRADEKLSFSKMTFPHQLMKLILLEQIYRAFRINRGEPYHK, from the coding sequence GTGAATATCTCAATCATAACGGTTGGAAAGCTAAAAGAAAAATACTTGAAGCAGGGAATTGACGAATATCTAAAAAGACTGTCGGCCTACGCAAAATTGGACATCATCGAAGTCCCCGACGAAAAAGCCCCCGAAGAACTAAGCGAAACGGAAATGATTCAGGTCAAGCAAAAAGAGGGTGAGCGGATCCTGGCGAAGATCCATCCGGATGCCCATGTCATTGCATTAGCTATTGAAGGGAAGATGAAATCATCGGAAGAGCTCGCTGATACTCTTGATAAACTGGCTACATACGGAAAGAGCAAGATTGCGTTTGTAATAGGTGGATCTCTTGGGCTGAGCCAGGAGGTTTTGCAGCGTGCGGATGAGAAGCTGTCTTTTTCGAAGATGACGTTTCCGCATCAGTTGATGAAGCTGATCTTGCTGGAGCAGATTTATCGGGCTTTTCGGATTAATCGGGGTGAACCGTACCATAAATAA
- a CDS encoding CxxH/CxxC protein gives MIYCCDEHVDLAIDIVVDEYETFPQLTKLEGDKKLSTTCEYCQNTAIYVVANE, from the coding sequence ATGATTTACTGCTGTGACGAACACGTTGATCTGGCAATAGATATAGTGGTGGATGAGTACGAAACATTCCCACAATTAACAAAACTTGAAGGTGATAAAAAGTTATCAACAACCTGTGAATATTGTCAAAATACCGCAATATATGTTGTAGCGAACGAATGA
- a CDS encoding S1C family serine protease yields the protein MGYYDQDHQNRYKGQKGNKGGYFLASLVGIILGAILVVVAVPKLADYDVLPYTVEPDEKLQDEAAGDNNARTQNVSLDVTTDVTKAVDKAGDAVVSITNIQTAGFWSNEGNGSAGQPAGTGSGVIYKKEGNTAFIVTNHHVVEGAQELEVSLEDGTKLPARLVGSDIWTDLAVLEVEGKEIKTVAEFGDSDKLKPGEPVIAIGNPLGQFSGSVTQGIISGLERAIPVDIDQNGTVDWQAEVLQTDAAINPGNSGGALVNISGQLIGINSMKIAESAVEGIGLAIPINYARPVIDDLEKFGEVKRPYMGVQLASVNEIPGYYQQEALKLPKDVKSGVAITSVEPNSPAAQAGLKEMDVIVEMDGQEIKDIIELRQHLYTKKSVGDQMKIKFYRDGKTQEVTMKLSGETF from the coding sequence TTGGGCTATTATGATCAAGATCATCAGAACCGTTATAAAGGGCAAAAAGGCAACAAGGGCGGATACTTTCTTGCCAGTCTTGTTGGCATCATACTAGGGGCCATTCTGGTCGTGGTTGCAGTCCCAAAGCTGGCTGACTACGACGTGCTCCCTTATACGGTTGAACCGGATGAAAAGCTGCAGGACGAAGCAGCCGGGGACAATAATGCCAGGACTCAGAATGTCTCACTTGATGTGACAACCGATGTAACCAAGGCGGTCGACAAAGCCGGGGATGCGGTTGTAAGCATTACGAACATCCAGACAGCCGGCTTCTGGTCCAATGAAGGAAACGGCAGTGCCGGACAGCCGGCCGGAACAGGGTCAGGCGTTATTTATAAGAAGGAAGGAAATACAGCCTTCATCGTCACAAACCATCATGTGGTCGAAGGTGCTCAGGAATTGGAAGTAAGCCTGGAGGATGGCACCAAGCTGCCGGCAAGACTGGTAGGCAGCGATATTTGGACGGATCTTGCCGTGCTTGAAGTAGAAGGAAAGGAAATCAAAACGGTAGCCGAATTCGGCGATTCAGACAAGCTGAAGCCAGGCGAGCCTGTCATTGCCATCGGAAACCCTCTTGGCCAGTTCTCCGGTTCTGTCACACAGGGAATCATCTCTGGATTGGAGCGTGCCATACCGGTTGATATTGACCAGAATGGGACAGTAGACTGGCAGGCAGAAGTTCTGCAGACAGATGCCGCGATCAACCCGGGTAACAGCGGCGGAGCGCTGGTTAATATCAGCGGGCAGCTTATTGGCATCAACTCCATGAAAATTGCTGAGAGTGCGGTAGAAGGAATTGGATTGGCGATTCCAATTAACTACGCAAGACCAGTCATTGATGACCTGGAAAAGTTCGGAGAAGTAAAACGTCCGTATATGGGCGTGCAGCTGGCATCTGTTAATGAGATTCCTGGCTACTACCAGCAGGAAGCACTGAAACTGCCGAAGGATGTAAAATCAGGTGTGGCTATCACATCTGTAGAACCGAACTCTCCAGCAGCACAGGCAGGACTGAAGGAAATGGATGTCATTGTCGAGATGGATGGACAGGAAATCAAAGACATCATCGAATTGCGCCAGCATCTGTATACCAAGAAATCAGTGGGCGACCAAATGAAAATTAAGTTTTACCGCGACGGCAAAACCCAGGAAGTAACGATGAAGCTGAGCGGCGAGACATTTTAA
- a CDS encoding MBL fold metallo-hydrolase yields the protein MSLQFSVLASGSTGNAIFVETEEHSFLVDAGLSGKQMEGLFQHIGRDIGKLSGILVTHEHSDHIKGVGILARKYNLPIYANEKTWLAMDGLIGQVPVDQKFHFDMEAVKTFGSLDIQSFGVSHDAADPMFYVFHHNGKKLVLITDTGYVSDRMKGLISNAEAYVFESNHDVQMLRMGRYPWNIKRRILSDVGHVSNEDAALAMSEVAGDRTKSFYLAHLSQDNNIKDLARMSVAQTLESRGIIVGEQFDLFDTDPKVPTILTAV from the coding sequence ATGTCTTTACAATTCAGCGTTCTCGCGAGCGGCAGTACTGGGAATGCGATCTTTGTCGAGACGGAGGAACATTCCTTTCTGGTAGATGCCGGTTTAAGCGGGAAGCAAATGGAAGGATTATTTCAGCATATTGGCCGGGACATCGGCAAGCTTTCAGGCATATTGGTGACCCATGAGCATAGCGACCATATCAAGGGTGTCGGGATTCTTGCCCGCAAGTATAACCTCCCGATCTATGCCAATGAAAAAACATGGCTGGCCATGGACGGGCTGATTGGGCAAGTCCCGGTTGACCAAAAATTCCATTTTGATATGGAAGCGGTGAAAACATTCGGATCCCTGGATATTCAATCCTTCGGGGTGTCCCATGATGCAGCCGACCCGATGTTTTATGTGTTCCATCATAACGGGAAAAAGCTTGTCCTGATTACCGATACAGGCTATGTCAGCGACCGCATGAAAGGCCTGATTTCCAATGCAGAGGCATATGTATTTGAAAGCAACCATGATGTCCAGATGCTTCGCATGGGCCGCTACCCGTGGAATATTAAAAGAAGGATCTTAAGCGATGTCGGCCATGTATCCAATGAGGATGCAGCGCTGGCGATGAGTGAAGTGGCCGGCGACCGGACGAAAAGCTTTTATCTTGCCCATTTAAGCCAGGATAACAATATTAAGGACCTGGCAAGAATGTCTGTTGCCCAGACACTGGAAAGCCGAGGAATCATTGTCGGCGAACAATTTGACCTTTTTGATACCGATCCGAAGGTCCCGACGATTTTAACAGCCGTTTAA
- a CDS encoding two-component system regulatory protein YycI produces the protein MDWSKIKTIFILTFLVLDIYLMYEFFKLKEASEFEPVAQASLEKQLKSAEITFESPLPKSNPKDRYLRAKPVEFDIENLEGVKDTKLEGQEITISEGTTLNSILDEPIKISDKFNPSELSAFIKNRVLFGDQYRFWDKPEDSNKITYYQEFEDKMFYKNLNGELTFYLNDENKIVSYTQTLLEKIESKEESEKVIQPIKAVETLYKNGSLLPKSKITNVELGYFTFVHLSSSQLLTPAWRFVINGEENLFVDAFEGKIIQLNNEEKKIVE, from the coding sequence ATGGATTGGAGTAAGATCAAAACAATCTTTATTTTAACCTTCCTGGTGCTGGATATTTACTTGATGTACGAGTTTTTCAAATTAAAGGAAGCCAGTGAATTTGAACCGGTCGCCCAGGCATCCCTGGAAAAACAGCTTAAGAGTGCCGAGATCACATTTGAGTCGCCCCTTCCGAAAAGCAACCCGAAAGACCGTTACCTGAGGGCTAAGCCGGTGGAATTTGATATTGAAAATCTTGAGGGTGTGAAAGATACAAAGCTTGAAGGCCAGGAGATCACGATTTCAGAAGGAACCACCTTGAATTCCATTTTGGATGAGCCGATCAAGATCAGTGACAAGTTCAATCCATCCGAATTATCCGCTTTTATCAAAAACAGGGTGTTATTCGGGGATCAGTACCGCTTCTGGGACAAGCCTGAGGACAGCAATAAAATTACGTATTATCAGGAATTCGAAGACAAGATGTTTTATAAGAATTTAAATGGCGAGCTCACATTTTATTTGAATGATGAAAATAAAATCGTCTCTTATACACAGACGCTCCTGGAAAAGATTGAGTCGAAGGAAGAGAGCGAAAAAGTCATTCAGCCGATAAAGGCTGTTGAGACCCTTTATAAGAATGGCTCGCTTCTGCCTAAATCAAAAATTACAAATGTAGAGCTGGGGTATTTTACCTTCGTGCATTTGAGTTCTTCACAACTATTGACGCCTGCCTGGCGATTTGTTATTAATGGCGAGGAGAATTTATTTGTGGATGCCTTTGAAGGCAAAATTATTCAGCTGAACAACGAAGAGAAAAAAATAGTGGAGTGA
- a CDS encoding YycH family regulatory protein → MRYENIKSIILTILVVTSVLLTWNLWTYQPTFERIEKEANTIQEVTIAEKKEINQIVRPDTLLFHLGEKQTLGTVSPDEIDKVIKEISDWNFADFENITEEAGILPSFVHNEGKAVLAFPDSVPIDLYKSVIKIGDKDPADFQFDHIVIDTRQTDKKEGIVDFVSLDNRQVYRSHVPVSFIQNFKSQYFNLSEYNPEYKAYLAYKPSDKRTIYLPAQDTKMPRYQYLEKKLDSEQYKNALFSDPSVVQKSFQQSEDEYNDTLSLLRVNSDKNTLRYIKPAAGDNPAFPSGDLLKRSIDYINGHSGWTDNYQFAEIDEVNHRVVFRMYESSGYPIFSDDPKLSEIRQIWGQNEIYEYVRSSFQLGLSTETPTEVSLSSGNRVMEYLLALDGFDPELLEDVRLGYQMMLVKEAQTTFIRLEPSWFYRYEGTWKSISLDETGGMNNGLE, encoded by the coding sequence ATGAGATATGAAAATATAAAATCCATCATACTGACCATTCTAGTCGTGACAAGTGTCCTCCTGACCTGGAATCTCTGGACCTACCAGCCGACTTTTGAGCGAATTGAAAAAGAAGCAAACACCATTCAGGAAGTAACAATCGCGGAGAAAAAAGAAATAAATCAGATTGTAAGACCGGACACCCTTTTATTCCATCTTGGGGAAAAACAGACCTTGGGGACAGTCAGCCCTGATGAGATTGATAAAGTAATAAAGGAAATCAGCGATTGGAATTTTGCTGACTTTGAAAATATTACAGAGGAAGCAGGCATCCTTCCTTCGTTTGTTCATAACGAAGGAAAAGCGGTTCTGGCATTTCCGGATTCTGTTCCGATTGACTTATACAAATCCGTCATCAAAATTGGCGATAAAGATCCAGCTGATTTTCAATTTGATCATATTGTCATTGATACCAGGCAAACGGATAAAAAGGAAGGAATTGTAGATTTTGTCTCATTGGATAACCGGCAGGTTTATCGTAGCCATGTGCCTGTTTCCTTTATTCAGAATTTCAAAAGCCAATACTTCAATCTGTCGGAGTATAACCCGGAATACAAAGCCTATCTTGCTTATAAGCCATCTGATAAAAGAACCATCTACCTGCCCGCACAGGATACCAAAATGCCAAGATATCAATATCTCGAGAAAAAATTGGACTCTGAACAATACAAAAATGCTTTGTTCAGTGATCCGAGTGTCGTGCAGAAAAGCTTTCAGCAATCAGAGGATGAATATAATGATACCTTAAGCCTGCTGAGGGTGAATTCTGATAAAAATACCCTTCGTTATATTAAACCGGCTGCCGGTGATAATCCGGCTTTTCCGTCAGGTGACCTCCTGAAAAGGAGCATTGACTACATTAACGGACATTCGGGATGGACAGATAATTACCAATTTGCCGAAATAGATGAAGTGAACCATCGGGTTGTATTCCGGATGTATGAATCTTCAGGCTATCCTATTTTCAGCGATGATCCGAAACTGTCTGAGATCCGCCAGATTTGGGGGCAAAATGAAATTTATGAGTATGTTCGAAGCAGCTTCCAGCTTGGTCTGAGTACGGAAACGCCAACAGAAGTATCTCTCAGTTCCGGAAATCGCGTAATGGAGTACCTGTTGGCCCTGGACGGATTCGATCCTGAATTGCTGGAGGATGTAAGACTGGGGTATCAGATGATGCTGGTCAAGGAAGCGCAGACCACCTTCATCCGTCTGGAGCCTTCCTGGTTTTACCGTTATGAAGGAACGTGGAAGAGCATTTCGCTTGATGAGACAGGGGGCATGAATAATGGATTGGAGTAA
- the walK gene encoding cell wall metabolism sensor histidine kinase WalK: protein MEKVGFFRSIHLKFVIIYVLLILVAMQIIGVYFVRQLESTLQENFKDAIQERVNLLSYYVEEQMTKVRLPDEEAPSQEEDIRRLLSDYNSADISEVRVVDESLKILGTSDPDNQGVVGGRSTDNLIKMAIATKQPVTEDLVDQGQRIWVLVTPIKNNNGEVNGAIYLVAKIENIYEQMREINNIFTSGIAIALAITAILGILLAQTVTRPISDMRKQALAMAKGNFSRKVKVYGYDEIGQLAITFNSLTKKLQEAHATTEGERRKLSSVLSYMTDGVIATDRKGRVILINEPAAKMLNVSRETVLSSPIVSLLGLEEDYTFEELLDEQDSVILDYSSKTKTLILRANFSVIQKETGFVNGLITVLHDITEQEKIDMERREFVANVSHELRTPLTTMRSYLEALADGAWKDEEIAPNFLDVTQNETERMIRLVNDLLQLSKMDSKDYRLSKDWIDFIFFYNRIIDRFEMTKQQNVTFERRLPDHSAFVEIDEDKLTQVLDNIISNALKYSPEGGKVTFGIEEKDEFIIVSVSDQGVGIPKENIEQIFERFYRVDKARTRKLGGTGLGLAIAKEMVEAHGGKIWAASTEGKGTTISFSLPYVRSEEDDWE, encoded by the coding sequence ATGGAAAAGGTGGGTTTTTTTCGGTCCATTCATTTGAAGTTTGTGATCATTTATGTTCTTCTCATCCTGGTAGCGATGCAGATTATCGGAGTCTACTTTGTCAGGCAGCTGGAATCGACCTTACAGGAAAATTTCAAAGATGCCATTCAGGAGAGGGTTAATCTTCTTAGCTATTATGTGGAGGAACAGATGACCAAGGTAAGGCTTCCCGATGAGGAGGCCCCGTCCCAGGAGGAAGATATCAGAAGGCTATTAAGTGATTACAATTCGGCGGATATATCCGAAGTCCGTGTGGTTGATGAATCACTGAAAATTCTTGGCACCTCCGACCCCGATAATCAGGGGGTTGTCGGAGGAAGGTCTACCGATAACCTGATCAAGATGGCCATCGCCACCAAACAGCCGGTAACGGAGGATCTGGTTGACCAGGGACAGCGGATATGGGTTCTCGTCACCCCTATTAAAAATAATAATGGGGAAGTCAACGGGGCCATCTATCTGGTTGCTAAAATAGAAAACATCTATGAACAGATGAGAGAGATAAATAATATTTTTACATCCGGAATCGCTATTGCGTTAGCCATCACAGCGATCCTGGGAATACTCCTTGCCCAGACGGTAACACGCCCGATTTCCGATATGCGGAAACAGGCGCTGGCCATGGCAAAAGGGAACTTCTCCCGCAAGGTTAAAGTTTATGGGTATGACGAAATTGGCCAGCTGGCCATTACGTTTAACAGCTTAACAAAGAAGCTTCAGGAAGCTCACGCCACAACGGAAGGCGAACGGCGGAAATTATCCTCTGTTCTTTCCTATATGACGGATGGGGTCATCGCAACCGACCGCAAAGGGCGTGTCATTCTCATTAATGAGCCTGCAGCAAAAATGCTGAATGTTTCACGTGAAACGGTCCTGTCTTCACCAATTGTATCCCTTTTAGGACTTGAAGAGGATTATACCTTTGAAGAGCTGTTAGACGAGCAGGATTCAGTCATCCTGGATTATAGCAGCAAAACGAAAACGCTGATTCTCCGTGCGAATTTCTCGGTTATCCAAAAAGAAACCGGGTTTGTAAACGGCTTAATCACCGTTTTGCATGATATCACCGAGCAGGAGAAAATTGATATGGAACGCCGCGAATTTGTGGCAAATGTATCTCATGAACTTAGAACCCCGCTCACGACGATGAGAAGCTATCTGGAAGCTCTGGCGGATGGCGCCTGGAAAGATGAGGAGATTGCCCCGAACTTCCTGGATGTTACCCAAAATGAAACAGAGCGGATGATCCGCCTGGTTAATGATCTGCTGCAGCTTTCTAAAATGGACAGCAAGGATTACCGTTTAAGCAAGGACTGGATTGATTTCATTTTCTTCTATAATAGAATTATAGACCGTTTTGAAATGACGAAGCAGCAGAATGTTACGTTTGAAAGAAGGCTTCCTGACCATTCGGCTTTTGTGGAAATAGATGAAGACAAGCTCACCCAGGTACTGGACAACATCATCTCGAATGCACTGAAATACTCTCCGGAGGGCGGAAAGGTGACGTTTGGCATTGAGGAAAAAGATGAATTCATTATCGTCAGCGTTTCTGACCAGGGTGTGGGGATACCAAAAGAAAATATTGAGCAGATTTTTGAGCGTTTTTACCGGGTGGATAAAGCCCGGACAAGAAAGCTTGGCGGAACAGGCCTCGGTTTGGCCATTGCGAAAGAAATGGTGGAGGCTCATGGGGGAAAAATTTGGGCAGCGAGTACAGAAGGGAAAGGGACAACGATTTCATTCAGCCTTCCATATGTTCGCTCGGAAGAGGATGATTGGGAATGA
- the yycF gene encoding response regulator YycF has translation MDKKILVVDDEKPIADILQFNLKKEGYEVVCAYDGNDALEKVEEIKPDLILLDIMLPQRDGIEVCREVRKKYDMPIIMLTAKDSEIDKVLGLELGADDYVTKPFSTRELIARVKANMRRHQQVAKAEEEDESNEIEVGSLIIHPDAYVVSKRGETIELTHREFELLHYLAKHIGQVMTREHLLQTVWGYDYYGDVRTVDVTVRRLREKIEDNPSHPTWIVTRRGVGYYLRNPEQE, from the coding sequence ATGGATAAAAAAATTCTGGTTGTAGACGATGAGAAACCAATTGCAGATATTCTGCAGTTCAATTTAAAAAAAGAAGGCTATGAAGTGGTGTGTGCCTATGACGGCAATGACGCCCTTGAAAAGGTAGAAGAAATCAAGCCGGATTTGATTTTGCTTGATATCATGCTTCCGCAGAGGGATGGCATTGAGGTTTGCCGCGAAGTGCGCAAAAAATACGATATGCCAATCATTATGCTGACAGCAAAGGATTCTGAAATTGATAAAGTGCTGGGTCTTGAGCTGGGTGCAGATGATTATGTTACAAAGCCGTTCAGCACGAGAGAATTGATTGCCCGTGTGAAGGCTAATATGAGGCGCCATCAGCAGGTTGCCAAGGCAGAGGAAGAAGATGAATCCAACGAAATCGAAGTGGGTTCACTGATTATCCATCCGGATGCCTATGTGGTTTCCAAACGCGGTGAGACGATTGAATTAACACACCGTGAGTTTGAGCTCCTTCACTATCTGGCCAAGCATATTGGACAAGTCATGACGAGGGAACATCTTCTTCAAACCGTATGGGGTTATGATTATTATGGTGATGTCCGCACAGTTGATGTAACTGTCAGAAGACTGCGGGAGAAAATCGAGGATAATCCAAGCCACCCGACATGGATTGTGACAAGAAGAGGAGTCGGTTATTACTTGCGGAATCCTGAACAGGAGTAA